The DNA region ACTGGGGCGAGCTGGAGCGCCCGCACCACCAGGCCAACAACCTTCAGGCTCTTGTGCCGACCGTAGTGCCGACCCAAGCGCTGATAGCTCAGACCTGCACGTTCAGCAAGGCCGCATACCTGAAAGCAGTCCCTGGCCGTGATAAGCACCCGGTATCCCCTTCTCTCCAACTGGTGAATGACCGGGGTGAAGAGCACCACGTGCGGCGAATTGTCCAAGTCGATCCAAATCACTGGCCCCACAGATTTGTCCTCTCCCGTAGGCACTGCATTGCCCTCGTAGGCCTTTTCGCGTTAGCACAGCTCGGTGGCCTCCTCTCGGCTCTGCCAAGCGAGAAAGCCACTCCTTCACACGGCGATGGCGTATCTCAAAGCTTCTTTCATGACGAAAAGCTCGATGGCCCGTGCCACGTACTCGATCTGCTGGTGCGTGAGCTCCGGGTACATGGGCAGCGACAGAAACTGCCGCGCGCACCGTTCCGCCACCGGGTAGCTCCCTTCACCCAGGCGAAGGAAGCGGTAGGCTTCTTGGAGGTGGATCGGCACCGGATAGTGGATACCGCAAGCAATGTCGCGCTTGGCAAGATACTCCAGCATGGCATCGCGCTGCTCCGTCCGGATCGCGTACACGTGGTAGACGTGCTGCCCATAAGGGGCCTCGTAAGGGACAAATAGCGCGGTGTTGCCAGAGAGAAGGCGTTGATACGTTGCGGCGTGCGCGCGACGAGCCTTGTTCCACTCCGGCAGGTAGCGCAACTTCACACTTAGCACGGCCGCCTGGATGCCATCCATGCGGTCGTTCCAGCCCAGCAGGCGGTGGTAGTACTTCTTCGCCTGGCCGTGGTCACGGAGCATGCGGATACGCTCGGCAAGACCCCGGTCGTTGGTGACCACCGCACCTGCTTCCCCGTAAGCACCCAAGTTCTTCCCCGGGTAGAAACTGAAGCATCCTGCATCTCCGAGTGACCCAGCCTTGCGGCCCTTGTACTCGGCGCCGTGTGCCTGGCAGGCATCTTCCACCACGTACAGGCCATGTTCGCGCGCCACCTCCATGATCGGGTCCATGTCGGCCATCTGACCAAACAGATGCACCGGGATGATCGCCTTGGTCCGCTTGGTGATAGCCTGTTCCAGGAGCGCTGGGT from Calditrichota bacterium includes:
- a CDS encoding DegT/DnrJ/EryC1/StrS family aminotransferase; its protein translation is MKVPFLDLKAQYQSIGEEVREAVQRVMEQTAFAGGPFVEQFEKEFAAFCGCEYALGVSSGTSALWLALKALNVGPGDEVITVPNSFIATAEAISFCGATPVFVDVDERTYTMDPALLEQAITKRTKAIIPVHLFGQMADMDPIMEVAREHGLYVVEDACQAHGAEYKGRKAGSLGDAGCFSFYPGKNLGAYGEAGAVVTNDRGLAERIRMLRDHGQAKKYYHRLLGWNDRMDGIQAAVLSVKLRYLPEWNKARRAHAATYQRLLSGNTALFVPYEAPYGQHVYHVYAIRTEQRDAMLEYLAKRDIACGIHYPVPIHLQEAYRFLRLGEGSYPVAERCARQFLSLPMYPELTHQQIEYVARAIELFVMKEALRYAIAV